From Piscinibacter gummiphilus:
CACGGTCGCCGACGACGGGATGTTCCCCATCTCGAAAATCTGCGTCCAACGGAAGCTGAACCAGCCGTTGCGGATCACGAGCACCTTCTGATGGGTGGCGAACTGGCGCGCCACCGCTTCCATGCCGAAGGTGCCGCTGCCCGGCACCACGATGGCGGCCTTGGCGTTGTAGGCCTCCTTCAGCGTGGCCGAGATGTCGCGCATCACCCCCTGGAACTTCTTCGACATGTGATTCAGCGCACGGTCGGTGTAGACGACCGAGAACTCGAGCAGGCCTTCGGGGTCGACGTGGGGCAGCAGTCCAGGCATGGTGGGTCTCGCACAAGGTGTTGAAGGAGATCGGGCCAGCTTATCACCGCCCCTCTTCGCTTAGGTGCAGCGGCGACAATGCCCGCCTGCTCGCACCCGCACAGTCGTCCATGTCCAGCCCCGACTTCAGCTCTTCCACGTTGTTCCTGCGACTCACCCACTGGCTGACCGACCTCAAACCGATGCGGATGCGCGTCAACGCACGCGAGCGGTGGCGCGTGGTCGTCGGCGCCGGCATCGGCCTCTTCCTCACGGCACTGGCCAGCATGGCCCTCTCGCACGGCAGCCCGACCATCCCGTGGCTGATCGCGCCGCTCGGGGCGAGCGCGGTGCTGGTGTTTGGCCTGCCAGCGAGCCCGCTCGCGCAGCCGTGGCCGGTGGTCGGGGGCAACTCGGTGTCGGCGCTCATCGGCATCGCCTGCACGCTCGCATGGGGGCCGACGCCAATGACCGCGGCGGTGGCGGTTGCGCTGGCCATTGCCGCAATGTTCGCCCTGCGCTGCCTGCACCCGCCGGGCGGTGCGAGCGCCCTGCTGGTGGTGCTGCTGGGCACGACCGACCCGCGGTTCGCGCTGGTGCCGGTGTTCACGCATTCCTTCGCGCTCGCCCTGGCCGGCATCGTCTACAACAACGCGACGGGCAAGCGCTACCCGCATCGCCAGGGCGTGGCGGCACCGGTGCCGAGTGCCTCGCACCAGCCGGTCTTCACCGAGGCCGACCTCGACACCGTGCTCAAACGCTACAACCAGGTGCTCGACGTGAGCCCCGACGATCTGCAGGCCCTGCTCGCGCAGACCGAGCTCGAGTCCTACCGCCGCCGCCTGGGCGAACTGCGCTGCCGCGACGTGATGTCGACCGATCTCGTGACCGTGGAATTCGGCGACTCGCTGCAAGACGCCTGGAAGCTGCTGCGCGAGCGCCGCATCAAGGCGCTGCCGGTGGTCGACAAGGTCAGGCGCGTGGTGGGCGTGGTGACACTCGCCGACTTCATGCGCCATGCCGATCTCGACTTCCACCACGGCTGGGTGGAGCGCCTGCGCAGCTTCATCACACCTTCGCCCACGCCCTACTCCACCAAGCCAGAGACGGTGGGCCAGATCATGGTGCGCCAGGTGCGCGTGGCGAGCGCCGACCGGCGCCTGAGCGAGCTCGTGCCGCTCTTTGCCGACACCGGCCACCACCACATTCCCATCATCGACGACGACAAGCGGCTGGTGGGCATCATCACGCAGTCCGACGTGGTGGCGGCCTTGTGCCGCAGCCATTGAAGCAGCCCGGAAGCGTCAGCCCGGGATGTCGGGCTCGACCAAGAGGGCCAGTTGCGCGAGCGACTCCTGCCAGCCCAGCATGCAGCCATCGACCGGGATCACGTTGGGGATCCCCTCCTGCGTGACGTGCAACGCCGTTCCGCAACTCACCTTCATCAGCGTGACCGTGGTCTTGATCTCGCCCGGCAGGCCGGGGTCGTCGAACACCGCCACGTAGGCCAGCCGCTCGCCCGGCTTCATCTCGAGGAAGGTGGTGGTGAAGCCGTGGGTGTGGCCCGACGAGAAGTTGGTGAACGACATCGTGTAGCGGCCGTTCACCCGCGCGTCCATCTCATGGACCTTGCCGGTGAACCCGTTGGGCGGCAGCCACTTGGCAAGCGCATCGGCGTCGACGAAGGCGCGGTACAGCCGCTCGGGGGTGGTGCGCAGCACGCGGTGCAGGCGCACGGTGTTGGTCGTGATGGCGTTCATGGCTTGTCTTCCTTTCAGCAGAGGACGACCCTCTGCCGAGACGACGCGCCGCGACCGCGGCTTTCGACAAGCGCATCGAAAAACTCTCCGGCCCTGACACGCCCTGACATCCGTTGCGGCACGCCGTCTGCTGGCTAGGATGGTCCGAAGTCACCACAGGAGCCCTTCATGGAAACCAACGAACTGCACCGCGGCCGCCTTCTCGACCATCTGCAACTCGTCGTGCGCGACCTGCCGGCCAGCCAGCGCTTCTACACGGCCGTGCTCGAAGTGCTGGGCATTCCGATCGGCGGCACTGGCGACGGCTACTTCTGGGCCGACGAGCTCTTCGTCTCCACCGCCGAAAGCCAGGCCGCGCAAGGCCATCTCACGGGCCGCCATCACTTCGCGTTCCAGGCGAAAGACCGCGCCACCGTCGATGCCTTCCACAAGGCCGCGCTGGCCAGCGGCGGCAAGGACAACGGCGCGCCCGGAGAGCGCCCGTACCACCCTGGCTACTACGCGGCCTTCGTGATCGACCCCGACGGCAATAACGTCGAGGCCGTCTTCCACGGCCCGGCCAAGCGCAGTGCTGAATCGGTGAAGGTCACGTTCTAGCGCGGGCTCGGCTGCGTCGCCGGCTCACGCTTCGTCGATCACCACCACGTACTGCCCGGCCCGCACCGGCGAGCCGGGCTGTACGCGCACCTCGCGCACCGTGCCGGCCGAGGGCGACTGGAGCGAGATCTCCATCTTCATCGACTCCAGGATCGCAAGCACCTCGCCCGCGGCCACCTGCTGGCCCACGCTCACCTGCAGCTGCCACAGGTTGCCGGCGACGAAGCTCTCGACGCCGCACTGTCCGGGCTTCAGTGGCTGTTCGTCGCCTGCCGGCGCTGCCGCTTCGTCGCTCTCGAAATGCGCCTGGCCGGTGGCGATCCAGCGCTCGCGCTCGGCGTGGAAGGCGGCCTGCTGTTGCGCACGGAAGGCCGCGATGCCCTCGGCCTCGCTCGCGAGGAAGGCCTGGTAGTCGGCGAGCGCCAGCGTGGTGGGCTCGATGCGTAACGGGTAACGCCCGAGCGGGAAGTCGCGGCGGATGCGCAGCAGTTCCTCGGCCGAGACCGGGTAGAAGCGGATCTGGTCGAAGAAGCGCAGCAGCCAGGGCTTGCCCTCGAAGGCCGCGGTGTCGCGGTAGCGGTTCCACATCTGCAGCGTGCGGCCGACGAACTGGTAGCCGCCCGGCCCTTCCATGCCGTAGACGCAGAGATACGCACCGCCGATGCCCACCGAGTTCTCGGCCGTCCAGGTGCGCGCCGGGTTGTACTTCGTCGTGACGAGGCGGTGCCGCGGGTCCAGCGGCGTGGCGACCGGCGCGCCGAGGTACACGTCGCCCAGGCCCATCACCAGGTAGCTCGCGTTGAACACCGTGCGCTGCACTGCGTCGAGGTCGGGCAGGTCGTTGATGCGGCGGATGAACTCCAGGTTGCTCGGGCACCAGGGGGCGTCCTTGCGCACGGTGGTCATGTACTTCTGGATCGCGAGCTGGCAGGCGGGGTCGTCCCACGACAGCGGCAGGTGCACGATGCGCGAAGGCACCTGCAGGTCCTGCGAGGCGCACACACCGTCCCACAGGCCGGCGAGCGTTTGCAGCAGGCGCTCGAGCGGCAGCACGCCGGGCGCGTAGTGCACCTGCAGCGAGCGGATGCCCGGCGTCAGGTCGATCACACCGTCAAGCGCCTGCGCTTCGAGCGTGCGCATCAGCGCATGCGCGCGGAAGCGCAGCACGAGGTCGAGCTCGGGGTCGCCGATCTCCAGCAGCAGGTGGGTGTCACCGGCGAGGCGCGCGACGAGGCGTTTGTCGCCGCCGCCGAGGTCGAGCACGATGGGCGAGGCGAGCGGCGCGGGCCGCCACGGCACCGGCACCTCGGCCAGCGTGGCCACCTCGTCGTCGCGCGCCTGCGCGAGCCGCCGGGCGGTGGCGATGTCGACCGGCACGAAGCGCAGCTTGTCGCCTGCCTTCAGCTGCCCGAGCTGCCACAGGTCGGCCTCGATCACCGTCACCGGGCAGACGAAGCCGCCGAGGCTCGGCCCGTCGGGCCCGAGGATCACCGGCATGTCGCCGGTGAAGTCGACCGCGCCGATGGCGTAGGGGTTGTCGTGGATGTTGGACGGGTGCAGGCCCGCCTCGCCGCCACTGTCGCGCACCCACTCGGGCTTGGGGC
This genomic window contains:
- a CDS encoding SRPBCC family protein, with the protein product MTTNTVRLHRVLRTTPERLYRAFVDADALAKWLPPNGFTGKVHEMDARVNGRYTMSFTNFSSGHTHGFTTTFLEMKPGERLAYVAVFDDPGLPGEIKTTVTLMKVSCGTALHVTQEGIPNVIPVDGCMLGWQESLAQLALLVEPDIPG
- a CDS encoding VOC family protein, which produces METNELHRGRLLDHLQLVVRDLPASQRFYTAVLEVLGIPIGGTGDGYFWADELFVSTAESQAAQGHLTGRHHFAFQAKDRATVDAFHKAALASGGKDNGAPGERPYHPGYYAAFVIDPDGNNVEAVFHGPAKRSAESVKVTF
- a CDS encoding HPP family protein, with translation MSSPDFSSSTLFLRLTHWLTDLKPMRMRVNARERWRVVVGAGIGLFLTALASMALSHGSPTIPWLIAPLGASAVLVFGLPASPLAQPWPVVGGNSVSALIGIACTLAWGPTPMTAAVAVALAIAAMFALRCLHPPGGASALLVVLLGTTDPRFALVPVFTHSFALALAGIVYNNATGKRYPHRQGVAAPVPSASHQPVFTEADLDTVLKRYNQVLDVSPDDLQALLAQTELESYRRRLGELRCRDVMSTDLVTVEFGDSLQDAWKLLRERRIKALPVVDKVRRVVGVVTLADFMRHADLDFHHGWVERLRSFITPSPTPYSTKPETVGQIMVRQVRVASADRRLSELVPLFADTGHHHIPIIDDDKRLVGIITQSDVVAALCRSH